The following nucleotide sequence is from Anopheles stephensi strain Indian chromosome 3, UCI_ANSTEP_V1.0, whole genome shotgun sequence.
GAGACGGCTGGCGTGGACACGTACTTGCTGACGGCAGGGGTGTAGGCGTGGGCAGAGTACGGGGCTACGTAGCTGGAGACGGCCGGAGCATAGGCAGCGGACGTGGCATACTTGGTGACGGTCGGGGCAGACACGTAAGCGGTGGACACAGCCGGGGCCGACGAGTACTTGGTGACGGCCGGAGCAGCGTAGTAGGAAGCGACAGCCGGAGCCGATACAACCGTCTTCGTGACAGCGGGCGCGGCATAGGCCAGCTTGGAGGTGGTGGCGTACGAGCTGGCATAGCTTGCAGCCGGAGCAGCATAGGCAACCTTGGTGGCCGGGGCATAGGAAGCGTATCCAACGGCCGGAGTATAGGAGGCTACCTTGGCGGCCGGCGTGTAGCTGGCGTAGGTCGTAGCCGGTGCGTAGCTAGCGTAAGAAGTGGCTGGTGCGTAGCTGGCATAAGCCTTGGCAGCCGGAGCGTAAGACGCGGCGTATCCGTAGGAAGGAGCAGCATAAGTGGCGACCTTGGCAGCAGGAGCATAGCTGGCGTAGCTGGTCGTGGCAACCTTGGCAACCGGGGCAGCAGCGTACGACAcggccggagcagcagcatagGACACGGCCGGAGCAGCAGCGTACGACACAGCCGGACCAGCAGACACGTACTTGCTCACAACCGGAGCAGTAGCAACGTACGACGAGACAGCTGGTGCAGCGGCATACTTAGTGACAGCAGGAGCGGCCACGTACGAAGCGACAGCCGGAGCGGCGTACGTCTTGACGGTCGGTGGTAGATACTCCTTGGTGACATAGGCCGGAGCGGCGCTCGTGTACACCGCCTTGCTGACGGCGGGCTGTGCATAGACAGCCGGAGCAGCGACCGTCTTCGTGTAGCTGACGGATGGGACCACCGAGGCGAAGGTAGCGGCAGGGGACTTGTCCGCGTACACCACACCGGCGGACTTGGTGGCGTAGGTGACGGCCGGTGCGGCAGCAACCGTTTTCACTCCCGCCTCGTAGCTGGTCAGCTTCAGATCCTCACCGGAGGCACCGTATGCACTGTAGGCTGGCGATGCTTcgtacgagctgtacgaggGACCAACCGACGCGTACTTCACCTCCCCATCGACCGAGTAGGACGAGAAACCGGGCGTCACGCTGACCGAGTTGATCGCCTTGCCGACTGACAGCTGAACGGTTGGGGCAGGATAGGAGTAGCCGCTGACGTGCCCGCTCGGCGGACAGTCCGGCGCCGGGTTGGCCAAGCTGGATGTGGCCAGGCAGGCCGCCACCAGAGCTGCAACGAAAAGCTGAAACAAACCGGCCATAGTTAAGACTCATTAAGACCGTGCTGCGAGAGTCGTTTTACACGATCGATGTGATGTGTAACCCATCAGGAATGTCAGTGATAGCCTTGTGATCCTTATTTAATTCC
It contains:
- the LOC118510888 gene encoding paternally-expressed gene 3 protein — encoded protein: MKLFVAALVAACLATSSLANPAPDCPPSGHVSGYSYPAPTVQLSVGKAINSVSVTPGFSSYSVDGEVKYASVGPSYSSYEASPAYSAYGASGEDLKLTSYEAGVKTVAAAPAVTYATKSAGVVYADKSPAATFASVVPSVSYTKTVAAPAVYAQPAVSKAVYTSAAPAYVTKEYLPPTVKTYAAPAVASYVAAPAVTKYAAAPAVSSYVATAPVVSKYVSAGPAVSYAAAPAVSYAAAPAVSYAAAPVAKVATTSYASYAPAAKVATYAAPSYGYAASYAPAAKAYASYAPATSYASYAPATTYASYTPAAKVASYTPAVGYASYAPATKVAYAAPAASYASSYATTSKLAYAAPAVTKTVVSAPAVASYYAAPAVTKYSSAPAVSTAYVSAPTVTKYATSAAYAPAVSSYVAPYSAHAYTPAVSKYVSTPAVSSYYATPAVSKVVSSPAYASYVSAAPAVAKVAAVPAVSTAYVSAPATVTKTAYSGAYLSAPAVAKVAYGPAVASYSAGPAVSGYSTGSAYSSYSVAPAVSKVVATPAVAAYSTGPAYSSYSVAPAVSKVYSSPAVAAYSSVPAVSKVYSTPAVATYSSVPAVSKVYSTPAVAAYSAVPAVSKVYSSPAVATYSAGPAVSKVYSSPAVAAYSAGPAYSSYSVAPAVSKVYSTPAVAAYSAGPAYSAYSVAPAVTKYATSAGAIASYAKSGAAHGYYSAGPAVSAYDGYRYAAAAPALTTAYTAPATVVKTVAPTTVVKTVAEKYLEHYDDNARYAFEYGVNDPLTGDIKHQKEERDGDVVRGQYSLVEPDGNVRTVDYYADWATGFHATVTNSRDQVHATKVLGKRDTVKA